A stretch of the Hippoglossus hippoglossus isolate fHipHip1 chromosome 1, fHipHip1.pri, whole genome shotgun sequence genome encodes the following:
- the LOC117763484 gene encoding spectrin beta chain, non-erythrocytic 1-like isoform X2, producing MEEEWASLESAQLNYNQLEGRFKQLQDEREAVQKKTFTKWVNSHLSRVSCRITDLYMDLRDGRMLIKLLEVLSGERLPKPTKGRMRIHCLENVDKALQFLKEQRVHLENMGCHDIVDGNHRLTLGLIWTIILRFQIQDISVETEDNKEKRSAKDALLLWCQMKTAGYPNVNIHNFSTSWRDGMAFNALIHKHRPDLIDFDKLKKSNAHYNLQNAFNLAEQHLGLTRLLDPEDISVDHPDEKSVITYVVTYYHYFSKMKALKVEGKRIGKVLDNAIETEKMIEKYESLASDLLEWIEQTIIILNNRKFANSLVGVQQQLQAFNTYRTVEKPPKFTEKGNLEVLLFTIQSKMRANNQKVYMPREGKLISDINKAWERLEKAEHERELALRTELIRQEKLEQLARRFDRKAAMRETWLSENQRLVSQDNFGFDLQAVEAATKKHEAIETDISAYEERVQAVVAVAKELEAEHYHDIKRITARKDNVIRLWEYLLELLKARRLRLEMNLGLQRVFQEMLYIMDWMDEMKMLLLSQDYGKHLLGVEDLLQKHALVEADIGIQADRVKAVTTNANKHSGNDSGYKPCDPQVIQDRVSHLEFSYQELIQLAAERRARLEESRRLWKFYWEMAEEEGWIREKEQILSSLEHGKDLTGALRLLSQQRALEDEMTGRAGHLHHTIAEGQAMVEAGHFGATRIQERIADLQAQWTALEQLAAARKKRLEEALALHQFQTDADDVDAWTLDALRIVSSGETGHDEFSTQALVRKHKDAAAEVVSYRPVIDLLHEQATSLPKEEAESEEVRGRLAGIEERYKEVAELTKLRKQALQDALALYKMFSEADACEVWIDEKEQWLNSLEIPEKLEDLEVIQHRFESLEPEMNNQASRVAVVNQIARQLMHNGHPSEKDIKTQQDKLNNRWSQFRDLVDQKKESLNSALGVQNYHLDCNETKSWIKEKTKVIESTQELGNDLTGVMALQRKLTGMERDLAAIEDKLGDLRGEAQRLAEEHPDQAKAITGRLAEINAVWEEMKNTLKNREESLGEARKLQQFLRELDDFQSWLSRTQTAIASEDMPNTLAEAEKLMAQHEGIKNEIQNYEEDYQKMRDMGEMVTQGQTDAQYMFLRQRLQALDTGWNELHKMWENRQNLLSQSHAYQLFLRDTKQAEAFLNNQEYVLAHTEMPSTLEGAEAAIRKQEDFMTTMDANEDKINGVVEAGRRLASDGNIDAERIQERVASIDERHKKNREAAVELLMRLKDNRDLQKFLQDCQELSLWINEKMLTAQDMTYDEARNLHSKWLKHQAFMAELQSNKEWLDKIQKEGMMLVSEKPETEAVVKEKLSALHAMWEELESTTQTKAQCLFDANKAELFTQSCTDLDKWLVGLEGQIQSDDYGKDLTSVNILLKKQQMLENQVEVRQKEVVELQSQVKALGQEVKDADEVDGRRQLVESKFQELLEPLRRRRNFLVESREVHQFNRDVEDEILWVQERMPVATSTDHGHNLQTVQLLIKKNQTLQKETQGHQPRIDDILERSQSLLRDESSNTDLIRQRLAELQQLWRQHMEEAECRHGRLEEAHKAQQYYFDAAEAEAWMSEQELYMMSEEKAKDELSAVTMLKKHQIVELAVEDYAETVHQLSKTSRGLVSDAHPESERISMRQSQVDKLYAGLKDLSEERRGKLDERLRLFQLNREVDDLEQWIAEREVVAGSHELGQDYEHVTMLQERFREFARDTGNIGQERVDAVNRLADELINAGHGDAATVAEWKDGLNEAWADLLELIDTRTQILAASFELHKFYNDAKEILGRILDKQKKLPEEVGRDQNTVETLQRMHTTFEHDIQALGTQVRQLQDDAVRLQSAYAGDKADDIQRRECEVLVAWRSLLEACDGRRLRLLDTGDKFRFFSMVRDLMLWMDDVIRLIEAQEKPRDVSSVELLMNNHQGIKAEIDARNDSFTACIELGKALLARKHYASEEIKEKLLQLTDKRKEMIDKWEDRWEWLRLILEVHQFSRDAGVAEAWLLGQEPYLSSREMGQSVDEVEKLIKRHEAFEKSAATWEERFSALERLTTLELLEVRRQQEEEERRRKPPSPEPPLIQHDESQQHSGVIVQNGLASDHDSPRDGEDGADLVNGVAERSSKEPSPTPSPTSGRKSKTSLSSTLPSKTQESPPSQLEGLLHRKHEWEGHNKKASNRSWHNVYCVINNQEIGFYKDTKAVAQGVPYHNEVPISLKEAACDVASDYKKKKHVFKLRVNDGNEFLFQAKDEEEMSTWIQAILNTSAADRSDVQGSLPGTPASGRAHTLPAAVTLTTESSPGKREKDKEKEKEKRFSLFSKKKQ from the exons atggaggaggagtgggCGTCGTTGGAGTCGGCTCAGCTCAACTACAATCAGCTGGAGGGACGATTCAAACAGCTGCAAG atgagcGGGAGGCGGTGCAGAAGAAGACCTTCACTAAATGGGTCAACTCTCACTTGTCCAGAGTCTCGTGCAGAATCACTGATCTTTACATGGATCTGAGAGACGGACGAATGCTCATCAAACTGCTGGAGGTTCTGTCAGGAGAGAGACTG ccgAAGCCGACCAAAGGTCGGATGCGTATCCACTGTCTGGAGAATGTGGACAAAGCTCTGCAGTTCCTGAAGGAGCAGCGGGTTCACCTGGAGAACATGGGATGTCACGACATTGTGGACGGAAACCACCGACTGACGCTCGGCCTCATCTGGACAATCATCCTCCGCTTCCAG ATCCAGGACATCAGTGTGGAGACTGAAGACAACAAAGAGAAGAGATCAGCTAAAGacgctctgctgctgtggtgtcagATGAAGACGGCAGG GTATCCCAACGTGAACATTCACAACTTCAGCACCAGCTGGAGAGACGGAATGGCGTTCAACGCTCTGATCCACAAACACAG GCCTGATCTGATCGACtttgacaaactgaaaaaatccAACGCTCACTACAACCTGCAGAACGCTTTCAACCTGGCAGAGCAACACCTGGGCCTCACCAGGCTGCTGGACCCCGAGG ACATCAGCGTGGACCATCCTGATGAGAAGTCAGTCATCACCTACGTGGTGACGTATTATCACTATTTCTCTAAGATGAAGGCTCTGAAGGTGGAGGGCAAACGCATCGGAAAG gTTCTGGACAACGCCATCGAAACGGAGAAGATGATCGAGAAGTACGAGTCTCTGGCGTCAGACCTGCTGGAGTGGATCGAACagaccatcatcatcctcaacAACAGGAAGTTCGCCAACTCTCTGGTcggagtccagcagcagctccaggcctTCAACACCTACCGCACCGTGGAGAAACCTCCAAA GTTCACAGAGAAGGGAAACCTGGAGGTTCTTCTCTTCACCATCCAGAGTAAGATGAGAGCCAACAACCAGAAGGTCTACATGCCCCGAGAGGGAAAACTCatctctgacatcaacaag GCCTGGGAGCGACTGGAAAAGGCCGAGCACGAGAGGGAGCTGGCTCTGAGGACGGAGCTCATTCGTCAGGAGAAACTGGAACAACTGGCCAGACGCTTCGACCGCAAAGCGGCCATGAGAGAGACCTGGCTCAGTGAGAACCAGAGGCTGGTGTCACAG GACAACTTTGGATTCGACCTTCAGGCTGTCGAGGCGGCCACCAAGAAGCATGAGGCAATTGAGACAGACATTTCAGCATACGAGGAGCGTGTCCAGGCTGTGGTTGCCGTAGCgaaggagctggaggcggaGCACTACCACGACATCAAACGCATCACTGCCAGGAAGGACAATGTGATCCGGCTGTGGGAGtatctgctggagctgctgaaggCCCGCAGACTCCGGCTGGAGATGAACCTGGGTCTGCAGAGAGTCTTCCAGGAGATGCTGTACATCATGGACTGGATGGATGAAATGAAG ATGCTACTGCTGTCCCAGGATTATGGGAAGCATCTGTTGGGTGTGGAGGACTTGCTGCAAAAACATGCCCTGGTGGAGGCCGACATCGGCATCCAGGCTGACCGGGTGAAGGCGGTCACCACAAACGCTAACAAGCACTCCGGCAACGACAGTG GCTACAAACCCTGCGACCCTCAGGTCATCCAGGACCGAGTTTCCCACCTTGAGTTTAGCTACCAGGAGCTGATCCAGCTGGCTGCCGAGCGTCGCGCCCGCCTGGAGGAGTCCCGTCGCCTCTGGAAGTTCTACTGGGAAATGGCTGAGGAGGAGGGCTGGATCCGTGAGAAGGAGCAGATCCTTTCTTCTCTCGAACATGGCAAGGACCTGACAGGGGCGCTGCGCCTCCTCAGCCAGCAGCGTGCTCTGGAGGATGAGATGACCGGCCGCGCTGGACACCTCCACCACACCATTGCTGAGGGCCAAGCCATGGTAGAGGCCGGTCACTTTGGTGCCACTAGGATTCAGGAGCGTATTGCTGACCTGCAGGCTCAGTGGACGGCACTGGAGCAGCTGGCAGCAGCGAGGAagaagaggctggaggaggcTCTGGCCCTGCACCAGTTTCAGACTGACGCAGATGATGTTGATGCCTGGACGTTAGATGCCTTGCGCATTGTCTCCAGTGGAGAGACGGGCCATGATGAGTTCTCCACCCAGGCGCTGGTCAGGAAACATAaggatgcagcagcagaggtagTTAGCTACCGGCCAGTCATCGACCTACTTCACGAGCAGGCTACCTCCCTGCCCAAAGAGGAGGCGGAGTCAGAGGAGGTGCGTGGTCGTCTGGCCGGCATTGAGGAGCGCTATAAGGAGGTGGCTGAGCTGACAAAGCTGAGGAAACAGGCGCTGCAGGATGCTCTGGCGCTCTATAAGATGTTCAGTGAAGCCGACGCATGTGAGGTGTGGATCGATGAGAAGGAGCAGTGGCTGAACAGCTTGGAGATCCCTGAAAAACTGGAAGACCTTGAGGTTATACAGCACAG GTTTGAGAGTCTAGAGCCAGAGATGAACAACCAGGCGTCTCGTGTCGCTGTGGTGAACCAGATCGCCCGGCAGCTGATGCATAATGGTCACCCAAGTGAAAAGGACATCAAGACCCAGCAGGACAAACTGAACAACAG GTGGAGTCAGTTCCGTGACCTGGTGGACCAGAAGAAGGAGTCCCTGAACTCTGCTCTGGGTGTGCAGAACTACCACCTCGACTGCAACGAGACCAAGTCCTGGATCAAAGAGAAGACCAAGGTCATCGAGTCCACGCAGGAGCTGGGCAACGATCTCACTGGTGTCATGGCCCTGCAGCGTAAACTGACCGGTATGGAGCGTGACTTGGCTGCCATCGAGGACAAATTGGGTGACCTGCGCGGTGAGGCCCAGCGGCTGGCAGAGGAGCACCCCGACCAGGCTAAGGCCATCACAGGCCGTCTGGCTGAGATCAATGCTGTCTGGGAGGAAATGAAGAACACACTGAAGAACCGTGAGGAGTCTTTGGGTGAGGCCCGGAAGCTGCAACAGTTCTTGCGTGAGCTGGACGATTTCCAGTCGTGGCTCTCCCGCACTCAGACCGCCATCGCCTCAGAGGACATGCCCAACACGCTGGCTGAGGCAGAGAAGCTGATGGCTCAGCATGAAGGCATCAAGAACGAGATCCAGAACTATGAGGAGGACTACCAGAAGATGCGGGACATGGGGGAGATGGTGACTCAGGGCCAGACAGACGCTCAGTACATGTTCCTGCGACAGAGGCTGCAGGCGCTCGACACCGGCTGGAACGAACTTCACAAAATGTGGGAGAACCGGCAGAACCTGCTGTCCCAGTCACATGCTTACCAGCTGTTCCTCAGGGACACGAAGCAGGCCGAGGCCTTCCTCAACAACCAG GAGTACGTCCTGGCTCACACTGAGATGCCCTCTACTCTGGAAGGTGCCGAGGCCGCCATCAGGAAGCAGGAGGACTTCATGACCACCATGGACGCCAACGAAGACAAGATCAACGGTGTGGTGGAGGCCGGCAGGCGCCTGGCGAGCGACGGGAACATTGACGCCGAACGTATCCAGGAGAGAGTCGCCTCCATTGACGAAAG gcATAAGAAGAACAGGGaggctgctgtggagctgctgatgaGACTGAAGGACAACAGAGACCTGCAGAAGTTCCTGCAGGACTGTCAGGAG ctgtcTCTGTGGATCAACGAGAAGATGCTCACAGCGCAGGACATGACGTACGACGAGGCCAGGAACCTACACAGCAAGTGGCTGAAGCACCAGGCCTTCATGGCCGAACTGCAGTCCAATAAAGAGTGGCTGGACAAGATCCAGAAG GAAGGCATGATGCTGGTGTCAGAGAAACCGGAGACGGAGGCGGTGGTGAAGGAGAAGCTGTCAGCGCTCCACGCCATGTGGGAGGAGTTAGAGTCGACCACGCAGACAAAGGCTCAGTGCCTGTTCGATGCCAACAAGGCCGAGCTGTTCACTCAAAGCTGCACCGACCTCGACAAGTGGCTCGTTGGTCTCGAGGGTCAGATCCAGTCTGACGACTACGGCAAAGATCTGACCTCTGTCAACATCCTGCTCAAGAAACAGCAG atgCTGGAGAACCAGGTGGAGGTGCGTCAGAAGGAggtggtggagctgcagagccAGGTGAAGGCTCTGGGTCAGGAGGTGAAGGACGCTGATGAGGTGGACGGGCGGAGGCAGCTGGTGGAGAGTAAGttccaggagctgctggagccgctGAGACGCCGCAGGAACTTCTTGGTGGAATCAAGAGAAGTTCACCAGTTCAACCGAGATGTTGAGGATGAGATT CTGTGGGTTCAGGAGCGGATGCCTGTCGCCACGTCCACCGACCACGGACACAACCTGCAGACCGTCCAGCTGCTCATCAAGAAGAACCAG actctGCAGAAGGAGACCCAAGGACATCAGCCTCGAATCGATGACATCCTGGAACGCAGTCAGAGCCTGCTGCGCGACGAGTCCTCCAACACCGACCTCATCCGTCAGCGTCTGgccgagctgcagcagctgtggcgGCAGCATATGGAGGAGGCGGAGTGCCGACACGGCCGGCTGGAGGAGGCCCACAAGGCTCAGCAGTACTATTTTGACGCTGCCGAGGCCGAGGCGTGGATGAGCGAGCAGGAGCTGTACATGATGTCAGAGGAGAAGGCTAAG gacgAGCTGAGCGCCGTCACCATGTTGAAGAAGCATCAGATTGTGGAGCTGGCGGTGGAGGACTACGCCGAGACCGTCCACCAACTGTCAAAGACCAGCCGAGGACTGGTGTCCGACGCACACCCAGAGAG tgagcgGATCAGCATGCGTCAGTCTCAGGTGGACAAACTTTACGCCGGCCTGAAGGACCTGTCTGAAGAGAGGCGTGGCAAATTGGACGAGAGGCTCCGCCTCTTCCAGTTGAACCGTGAGGTCGACGACCTCGAGCAGTGGATCGCTGAGCGGGAGGTGGTGGCCGGGTCACATGAGCTGGGACAGGACTACGAACACGTAACT ATGTTACAGGAACGTTTCCGGGAATTTGCCCGGGACACGGGGAACATCGGTCAGGAGCGCGTGGATGCTGTTAACCGTCTGGCGGACGAGCTGATCAATGCCGGGCATGGCGACGCTGCGACTGTGGCGGAGTGGAAAGACGGGCTTAACGAGGCCTGGGCCGACCTGCTGGAGCTCATCGATACCAGGACGCAGATCCTCGCTGCCTCCTTCGAGCTCCACAAGTTCTACAACGATGCGAAGGAGATCCTTGGGCGCATCCTGGACAAGCAGAAGAAGCTGCCGGAGGAGGTTGGACGAGACCAGAACACGGTGGAGACGCTGCAGAGGATGCACACCACCTTCGAACATGACATCCAGGCGCTGGGAACACAG gtgaggcagctgcaggacgATGCAGTCCGCCTTCAGTCGGCATATGCGGGCGACAAAGCTGACGACATCCAGCGGAGGGAGTGCGAGGTGCTGGTGGCCTGGAGGAGTCTGCTGGAGGCGTGCGACGGACGCCGGCTCCGCCTCCTCGACACCGGCGATAAGTTCAGGTTCTTCAGCATGGTCCGAGACCTGATGCTGTGGATGGACGACGTGATCCGACTCATCGAGGCCCAGGAGAAACCTAG AGACGTGTCGtcagtggagctgctgatgAACAACCATCAGGGCATCAAAGCCGAGATTGATGCCCGAAACGACAGCTTCACCGCCTGCATAGAGCTGGGGAAAGCCCTGCTCGCCCGAAAACACTACGCCTCTGAGGAG ATcaaagagaagctgctgcagctgacggACAAGAGGAAAGAGATGATTGACAAGTGGGAAGATCGATGGGAGTGGCTACGGCTTA tcCTGGAGGTGCACCAGTTCTCCCGGGATGCTGGCGTCGCCGAGGCGTGGCTGCTGGGTCAGGAGCCCTACCTGTCCAGCAGGGAGATGGGACAGAGTGTGGACGAGGTGGAGAAACTCATCAAACGCCACGAAGCCTTCGAGAAGTCGGCCGCCACCTGGGAGGAACGTTTCTCGGCTCTAGAGCGACTGACCACG TTGGAGCTGTTGGAGGTGCGgcggcagcaggaggaggaggagcgcaGGAGGAAGCCGCCGTCTCCAGAGCCGCCGCTGATCCAACACGACGAgtcacagcagcacag cgGCGTCATCGTTCAGAACGGACTGGCGTCCGACCACGACTCTCCTCGG